From a single Georhizobium profundi genomic region:
- a CDS encoding site-specific integrase encodes MYVDQYSIIKKPMTLGDVVTRLEAKTDLSTTKRRDLVSAVRTAARLLHRSPEDLPASVEDLRNRLADIHPVQASISLKRLANVKSGLVAAIEMTVTTCRIRKRQRPRSPAWATLVQSTPQKWQAYTLSRFSHFCSSQGIEPTDVSDDVLVRFEEHLSKEVLTKKPEKIVKITRQTWNGLAERVHPELPALTKPPSRRVLTRDLSTYPASFQADIEAWIARLETVDFLEDDGPAKALRPTSLRNVRACLRQFADALVKSGVKPDELLGLSDLVDPETVKRGLRYLRERDGGNRPSHHTIMAQLIAVARYHVRVSGDIEKVLKSIQAKVSVAYDGMTDKNRNRLGQFRDERNIDLLLDLPRHLVSKAGKVKDAGRNQALMVMHAVAIDILLACPMRIGNLSSLSIDQHLTWRGEGREQRVAIAIPGSEVKNRQPITIDLSVETSKLLDRYIHSWRPKLEGSSGNALFTQTNGNARTPSRFGQDISRTIKRETGIVMNAHLFRHLAALLFLDKHPGEYETVRRLLGHKNLNTTTKFYAPFETWRATERYETEVLQVRRAVK; translated from the coding sequence ATGTACGTTGATCAGTACTCGATCATCAAAAAGCCGATGACGCTCGGTGACGTCGTCACGCGTCTCGAAGCGAAGACGGACCTCTCCACGACCAAGCGTCGCGACCTCGTCAGTGCCGTCCGCACGGCAGCACGGTTGCTTCATCGCAGTCCTGAAGACCTGCCGGCGAGCGTCGAGGATCTGCGCAACCGTCTCGCCGACATACATCCTGTCCAGGCGTCGATCTCGCTCAAGCGCCTCGCCAACGTGAAGTCGGGTCTCGTTGCCGCCATCGAGATGACCGTAACGACCTGTCGCATCCGCAAGCGTCAGCGTCCGCGCTCGCCGGCCTGGGCGACGCTCGTCCAGTCGACGCCGCAGAAGTGGCAAGCCTACACGCTGAGCCGCTTCAGCCATTTCTGCTCGAGCCAGGGGATCGAACCGACGGACGTTTCGGACGACGTGCTGGTGCGGTTTGAAGAGCATCTTTCGAAGGAGGTTCTGACCAAGAAGCCGGAGAAGATCGTGAAGATCACCCGCCAGACCTGGAACGGTCTCGCCGAGCGCGTTCACCCTGAACTGCCTGCGCTGACGAAGCCGCCGAGCCGGCGTGTCCTCACCCGCGACCTCTCCACCTATCCGGCGAGCTTCCAGGCGGATATCGAGGCCTGGATCGCACGCCTCGAGACCGTGGACTTTCTAGAAGACGACGGGCCTGCCAAGGCACTGCGGCCGACCAGCCTTCGCAACGTTCGGGCTTGCCTGCGCCAGTTCGCCGATGCTCTCGTCAAGAGCGGTGTCAAACCGGATGAGTTGCTGGGGTTGTCCGACCTCGTCGACCCTGAGACCGTCAAGCGGGGGCTCCGGTATCTGCGTGAGCGCGACGGCGGCAACCGGCCGTCCCATCACACCATCATGGCGCAGCTGATCGCGGTCGCCCGCTATCATGTTCGCGTGTCTGGCGACATCGAGAAGGTCCTCAAGTCGATCCAGGCGAAGGTCTCCGTCGCCTATGACGGCATGACCGACAAAAACCGCAACCGCCTCGGTCAGTTTCGCGACGAGCGCAATATCGATCTTTTGCTCGACCTGCCCCGCCATCTCGTCAGCAAGGCCGGCAAGGTCAAGGATGCGGGCCGCAACCAGGCGCTGATGGTGATGCATGCCGTAGCGATCGACATCCTGCTTGCCTGCCCCATGCGGATCGGCAATCTGTCGTCGCTGTCCATCGACCAGCATCTGACCTGGCGCGGCGAAGGCCGCGAGCAGCGGGTTGCGATCGCAATCCCCGGATCGGAGGTGAAGAACCGGCAACCGATCACGATCGACCTCTCGGTCGAGACAAGCAAACTGCTCGATCGCTACATCCATTCCTGGCGCCCGAAGCTCGAAGGCTCGTCCGGCAACGCACTGTTTACGCAGACCAATGGCAATGCGCGGACCCCTTCGCGTTTCGGTCAGGACATTTCCCGCACGATCAAGCGCGAGACGGGCATCGTCATGAATGCCCACCTCTTCCGTCATCTCGCAGCGCTGCTCTTTCTCGACAAGCATCCTGGAGAGTACGAGACGGTCAGACGCCTCCTTGGACACAAGAACCTCAACACGACGACCAAGTTCTACGCCCCTTTCGAGACCTGGCGGGCGACGGAGCGCTACGAGACCGAAGTGCTTCAGGTACGGAGGGCAGTCAAATGA
- a CDS encoding MFS transporter — protein sequence MPFLQFIAENMRWLGGAFLLTFFSSFGQTFFISLSSSGIRSEYDLSHGEFGGIYMLATFASALTLPLIGKTVDRYSAAAVASVNIPLLACASIAMAYSNSIVALIIVIYALRLLGQGMMTHNALTAIGRWYAAQRGRAMSLTVIGHQAGEAVLPILFVAATAWVGWRSTWLMAAALLLLVGLPVIVSLMRIERQPRSSDGVVKRGAERHWTRGEVLRDPIFWLTCLGVLAPGFIGTTIFFHQVYLVELRGWSLTVFAGYFVAMSAMTVTFSLISGQLIDRFTAIRLLPIFLIPLGASCFVLASWDAQMSGLIFMLLLGVSYGFSSTLMGAVWPEMYGTRHLGAVRSVVIAILVFATSAGPGLTGYLIDIGVAYPTQIAVMGGYCFVASALLFVVSRHIIARNRAQAVTWDDLPVR from the coding sequence ATGCCCTTCCTTCAGTTCATTGCCGAGAATATGCGCTGGCTCGGTGGCGCATTTCTGCTAACGTTTTTTTCGAGCTTCGGCCAGACGTTCTTCATTTCGCTGTCGTCGAGCGGCATTCGCTCAGAATATGATCTCTCGCATGGTGAGTTCGGCGGGATCTACATGCTTGCGACGTTTGCTAGTGCCCTGACATTGCCGTTGATCGGCAAGACGGTAGATCGTTATTCAGCCGCCGCCGTGGCTTCCGTAAACATTCCACTTTTGGCATGTGCATCGATTGCCATGGCGTATTCGAATTCAATCGTCGCGCTGATCATTGTCATCTACGCGCTCAGACTCCTCGGCCAAGGTATGATGACACACAACGCCTTGACCGCCATCGGGCGTTGGTACGCCGCTCAGCGCGGTCGGGCGATGTCGCTGACCGTTATTGGACACCAGGCTGGAGAAGCGGTCCTGCCTATACTTTTCGTTGCGGCCACCGCTTGGGTAGGCTGGCGGTCGACTTGGCTAATGGCCGCCGCTTTGCTGCTTCTCGTGGGTCTCCCAGTCATCGTCAGCTTGATGCGGATAGAGCGTCAGCCGCGATCGAGCGATGGCGTGGTAAAGCGGGGTGCCGAACGTCACTGGACGCGGGGAGAAGTGCTTCGCGATCCGATTTTCTGGCTGACCTGCTTGGGCGTATTGGCGCCGGGTTTCATCGGTACTACGATCTTCTTTCACCAGGTCTATCTCGTGGAACTGCGCGGCTGGTCGCTTACGGTATTTGCAGGCTATTTCGTCGCCATGTCTGCAATGACAGTGACGTTCTCACTGATCAGTGGACAGTTGATCGACCGTTTCACCGCCATCCGGCTATTGCCGATCTTTCTGATACCGCTTGGGGCCTCTTGTTTTGTCCTTGCTTCGTGGGATGCCCAAATGTCTGGCCTCATCTTCATGCTGCTGCTTGGTGTTTCCTACGGCTTTTCAAGCACTTTGATGGGCGCAGTTTGGCCGGAGATGTACGGCACCCGACACCTCGGAGCGGTGCGCTCGGTCGTGATCGCGATTCTTGTCTTCGCGACTTCAGCAGGACCCGGACTGACCGGTTATCTGATCGACATCGGCGTTGCATACCCGACCCAGATAGCCGTCATGGGCGGCTACTGTTTTGTGGCGAGTGCGTTGTTGTTTGTGGTCAGCCGCCACATCATTGCTCGTAATCGTGCTCAAGCAGTTACGTGGGATGATTTGCCTGTTCGATAG
- a CDS encoding acyltransferase family protein, with product MNNRIHYPALDGIRAIAALAVVGFHARMDGALGGFIGVDIFFVLSGYLITHALRSELQIHGMIDLKSFFVRRIARLWPALVFVTSVVVLLGAVYWSHLRPDQEFLLSVFYLSSYSKAIFDAPDFMQHTWSLSVEVYFYLAWPILIIYSRGLSDRHLLIILMVIFVIATGWRFASIHTAEWQAVYYRADTRLSGLVLGGVLATLGPQKMKQSSSCGLIALIILIAAAAALRWGSPISLSAGGFIAEIGAFALILAALNSADRLQPFLTSWPMTSLGLYSYSLYLWHYPIIRLLRDFDMQGGRMMVITLLISIPIAALTYHAIERPFIRWAKTSKRRLAHQV from the coding sequence GTGAACAACAGGATCCATTATCCTGCTCTTGACGGAATTCGCGCCATTGCGGCTCTGGCAGTGGTGGGATTTCACGCGCGTATGGACGGCGCGCTGGGAGGCTTCATCGGCGTCGACATATTCTTCGTGTTAAGCGGCTATCTTATCACCCACGCACTCCGCTCTGAATTGCAGATTCACGGAATGATCGACCTGAAGTCGTTCTTTGTCCGGCGGATAGCACGGCTTTGGCCCGCTCTGGTTTTTGTCACTTCGGTGGTTGTGCTTCTAGGCGCTGTTTATTGGTCGCATTTAAGACCGGATCAAGAATTTCTCTTGAGCGTTTTCTATCTCAGCAGCTACTCCAAGGCCATTTTCGATGCGCCCGATTTTATGCAGCATACCTGGTCACTTTCCGTGGAGGTATACTTCTATCTCGCATGGCCCATATTGATCATCTACAGTCGAGGACTGAGCGACCGTCATCTACTGATCATTCTGATGGTGATATTTGTTATTGCAACGGGCTGGCGATTTGCATCCATCCATACGGCAGAATGGCAAGCCGTCTATTATCGCGCTGACACGAGGTTGTCTGGGCTTGTTTTGGGCGGCGTATTAGCGACTTTAGGTCCGCAAAAAATGAAACAGTCTTCGTCATGTGGACTGATTGCACTGATAATTTTGATTGCAGCGGCTGCGGCACTGCGCTGGGGCTCTCCAATCAGTTTGTCAGCCGGCGGGTTCATTGCAGAAATTGGCGCGTTCGCGTTGATCCTGGCCGCACTGAATTCTGCCGATAGACTGCAACCGTTTCTCACCTCCTGGCCAATGACGTCGCTCGGCCTCTACTCCTACTCCTTATATCTCTGGCACTATCCAATTATCCGGCTGTTACGGGACTTTGACATGCAGGGCGGGCGGATGATGGTGATAACACTGCTCATTTCGATCCCGATCGCGGCATTGACCTACCACGCGATTGAAAGACCGTTCATTCGGTGGGCGAAAACCAGCAAAC
- a CDS encoding helix-turn-helix domain-containing protein translates to MADRFTNPRQLFYTIEDTAELLKVSDRTVRRWIKAKMLPAFKVGSQVRIPRADLEAFLQARRYGLGLNVL, encoded by the coding sequence ATGGCTGACCGTTTTACCAATCCCCGCCAGCTTTTCTACACAATCGAGGACACAGCCGAGTTGCTGAAGGTCAGTGACCGCACTGTGCGCCGCTGGATCAAGGCCAAGATGCTGCCCGCCTTCAAGGTCGGCAGCCAGGTTCGCATTCCTCGTGCCGACCTGGAAGCCTTCCTTCAGGCCCGCCGCTACGGTCTTGGCCTCAATGTCCTCTAA